TTTTTAGCAAAAAAAGTTTTACAAAGTTACGGAAAAATAAGCGTTTGTAAAAGTGATAATTTAAAAGCCTTATCCTTTGTATCTCAGTAATTTTCATTAATTTCGGGAAAGCTAAAACCATTTAACCCATTATCAATCATGGCCGTTTATATCTTAAGTAACCGGAAGATAATCCGTCATAAGGGTGAAAGAGTAGACTCTTTTTCCAATGATGAATACTCAATTCCCAATTTCAGGATTGCCAAATGTGATTTTGACAATTACAAGGAGCCCACTGCTCAAGCTAAAAAGAAAAAAGACTATACCAACAGGAATATCTTAAACTATAAGTTTTTCTCCGAACCTGAAAAACAGGGTTATGAAGAAGTTTTAGATGTTCTGCTGAGTGAGAAAGGAATTAAAAAATCTGCTCTTACAGCCAATAATCTTGGCGGCACTCAAAGAATGTTCTATGAACTGTACAAAAATATGTCTTCCACCAAAGACCGAAGTGATGTACTGATATTCATCCATGGTTATCTGTATGATTTTGATGATGAATTAAAGGCTATTCTTGATCTTAAGAAAATATTCATTGATAATCCGGCATCTCCTTTAGAACATATTTTATTTGTAAGCTGGCCAGCCTCAGGAAGCATTATTCCGATGAGTTATTTTGATGATAAGGCTTCCAGTATCAATTCCGGAACATCTCTGATGAGGTTGTTTTATTTTTATACTCAGTTTTTAAAAGATATCTTTTCCAACCGGGATCTTGCGCCCTGCAATCAAAGAATTCATATTATGGCTCATTCTTTGGGGAACAGAGTGCTTCAAAGCATGTTGTACAGCCTTAAAAGGGAGAACATACTTCGTGTTATCGACCAGGTTTTACTGTTGAATGCAGATGTCAGTTATAAGGTATTTGAAGATTCCGAAGATTCATATAATAAGCTGCCACTACTGGCCAACCGCATTTCCATTTATCTGAACAGACAGGACACCGTTTTGGGAATTTCTCAGTTTACAAAAAATATCCTGACACCACGACTTGGTAAAAACGGACCAAGTGATCTCGGCCATTACAAAGATATTGTTTCTATCATCGATTGTACATTTGTAAAAGATGATCTTCTGAACAGCTTTAAATATGAAGTGGGAAACCATTGGGGATATCTATCCAGCTCGCAGGTACAGTCTGATATTT
The window above is part of the Chryseobacterium sp. MA9 genome. Proteins encoded here:
- a CDS encoding alpha/beta hydrolase translates to MAVYILSNRKIIRHKGERVDSFSNDEYSIPNFRIAKCDFDNYKEPTAQAKKKKDYTNRNILNYKFFSEPEKQGYEEVLDVLLSEKGIKKSALTANNLGGTQRMFYELYKNMSSTKDRSDVLIFIHGYLYDFDDELKAILDLKKIFIDNPASPLEHILFVSWPASGSIIPMSYFDDKASSINSGTSLMRLFYFYTQFLKDIFSNRDLAPCNQRIHIMAHSLGNRVLQSMLYSLKRENILRVIDQVLLLNADVSYKVFEDSEDSYNKLPLLANRISIYLNRQDTVLGISQFTKNILTPRLGKNGPSDLGHYKDIVSIIDCTFVKDDLLNSFKYEVGNHWGYLSSSQVQSDIFQNLYGIDRNLIINRSKDNENIFTIIS